The Macaca mulatta isolate MMU2019108-1 chromosome 19, T2T-MMU8v2.0, whole genome shotgun sequence sequence AGGAACcatgagaaaattatttcatagCTCCAGAGTAGGGATAACCTTATTTTGACATAAATCCCAGGGGCTATGAAAAAGTGATACACtgttaaatgagaaaagatacatgccaggcatggtggttcatgcctgtaatcccagtactttgtgaggccaaggtggggagatcacttgagatcaggagttcaagaccagccttgtcaacatggggaaaccccgtctctactaaaacttaaaaaaagtaGTTGGctatggtggtgaatgcctgtagtcccagctacttggaaggctgagtcaggagaatcacttgaacctgggaggtggaggttgcagtgagccgagattgtgccactgcactccagccagggcaacagtgaCTCCATTCTAGCCCCCCACTCCCATATAAAGGATACATAATAGTGTCTATAGTAGATGCTGTGCTcccatataattttttaagatgCTAAAAATTAGCCCAGAAAgcacacattaaaaagataataatctGGCAACGTGTGGGGAGAAGTAAATGGCATTGGGCCATAGAGGTGGATTATGTTTTAAAGTTCTCAAATTCTGAACCAAATACGTGCacacaatattaaaattttaaatagccaatgcaaaagaagaaagattaagCAGAGAATTCAGCTCTTTTGCTGGATCTTAAATGTTTATAAACATTTTCCAGTGGGGCCTCTAGTGTTTTCTAAGTGTAAAATCATTATCTGCCAAAATGATACATTTGCTCCCACATTTCAAATTGCAtgactctttttttcccttgcctAATTGAACTTTCTGGTATCTGTAGTACCATGCCAAATAAGAGCAAAACATTGGATCTGGGTATTTTGTCACTCATTTGCATTTGAGTTTGCTTTCTTGccacagaaaatgtttatttttatgcaaATTTGTTAACCTTTAAACGCTGGCTTCTGGTGTTTTCACCagagcatttatttttaactgcttGGCTAAATTTTCTCTGATACTTTTCTAATTGTCTGCTTCTCTAattgttttctgcttttgaaaATTCTCAAATGTTTGATCCCCATGGAGTTTATTTTGTGACAGAGAGAAAAGGTCTCATCTGGAAATAGAAAAGGTGGAGAGTTGTGTCTTCGTTCCCTTGATAATGATTGGGGCTGGGGTGTTTCCTTAGGGACGACCTGGCCCAGCTGCCCTTCCTGACCATGTGCCTGAAGGAGAGCCTGCGGTTACATCCCCCAGCTCCCTTCATCTCCCGACACTGCACACAGGACATTGTTCTCCCAGATGGCCGAGTCATCCCAAAAGGTGCCCACAGCCTCAGGGGGAGGAGCCTCCCAGGTAGGAAGATGGGCCTTTCAGGGGATCCTGGTCCTGACTGCCCCCTTCTCTCCCACAGGCATTATCTGCGTCATCAATATAACAGGGGTCCATCACAACCCAACTGTGTGGCCGGATCCTGAGGTGCTGCCTTCCTCAttcaccaccaccactcccatcctctactctttttttgttttgttttcttgtcaaTTCCAATGTTCCTAGTGGAGGGGTCAGGGTTTTGATGAGGAAAATCCAACATCACCTcgccccaacacacacatttgTCTCTCCAACAAGGTTGCTGGACCTAGGAGACCCCACCCAGCAAACCTTTATCTCACCTGCAGGTCTATGACCCCTACCGCTTCGACCCAGAGAACAGCAAGGAGAGGTCACCTCTGGCTTTTATTCCCTTCTCCGCAGGGCCCAGGTAAGAGTGCCCTGTGCCTGAGGCAGGGATGGGGTGATGGGTGCGGGAGTCGAAAAAGGGGGACATTGTAGATGGTCCCAGTTCCAGCTCTTCCCTCCACTCCTTCACAGTTTATGGGAAAACGTCCATGGAATGGGGATGAGTAGGTCCTAGAGGAGTCCGTGGAGTGCTCAAAATCCCCTTCTCCATCTGCTGGTCTGACCTGGGACCTGGAGTCTGGCCCAGACTCCAGGACATGCAAGCCCACATGGGGGTCCCAGGCATGCTTAGCCCCTCTCTATATCTCTCAGGttgagctgggtgtggttggGGGGTCCCGGGTCAGGCTCCTGGAGTGATGGGACCCAAATGAGGGTCTTGGGCACAGTCACAGTCCACTCTCCCGCCTGCAGGAACTGTATCGGGCAGGCGTTTGCCATGGCGGAGATGAAGACGGTCCTGGCACTGATGCTGCTGCACTTCCGGTTCCTGCCGGACCACACTGAGCCCCGCCGGAAGCCGGAGCTGATCCTGCGCGCCGAGGGCGGGCTTTGGCTGCGGGTGGAGCCCCTGAGCGCAGGCTTGCAGTGACtctgtgatccatccaccttatTTTGCAGATTCTCATGAATAAAACGGTGCTGTCACCTCTGCCTGGGCCTCACTGATTGACTGCCAACAGGGGGCTCTTGGGGATTGGGAGGCTTCAGGGTGAGGTCTAACCTCGGTGGGTTGGGCGGGGTGTTGTCCCTGACCCCAAGAAACTGACTACCTCTTTGGCTGAGCATAGGGCCTCCATGCCTATAGCAGGGTCTCTCAGAGCCCAAGGATGGACTTTATCCTGTGGACAATAGGAGCCATGGGAGGTTTTTGAGCAGGAGAGGGACCAGGATTAAGAACGGATTTAAGAAGTGAGACAGAGGCTCAGTCAGTGAGAAGCAACCATAGAGGCAGATCCTTTCTTCTGATCTGGGAGTGTCCCAAGACCGAAGTCCCTGGCCAATTCAGAACATAGGGATAGAAGGGTGCAGCTTTTACCCTGGCAGGCTCTCAGGAATTCTCAATTTCCTTTCTTGCCAACCTCCCACCCTACGTCTCCCCTTTCCAGTTGATCACTTTTCTGACCCCCTTTCCCTAACTTCAGGCAGctccattttttcctcttttgagcCATCTGACTCTGCCCAGGCAGCCCGTCCATCAGGTACTACCTGAATCCTCCCCCTACTCTCTtctgttatgtgccaggcactctcaCAAGTGTCAGATGTTGGGCACGTCCTCACCCTTTCACCTCTAGATTCCTCCTTCATTCCTATCACTCACCCGTCTTGGGGTCAGGACCTTCCCTTTTGACCCTTGAGATTCAAAGCCAGATGATTGGAAACAAAACACCATCCCAAACATATGGGATCTGGAGCCAGACTGTGGTGCTGAAGTCTCACATTTGCTGTGTGACTTGAGCCAGTTAATTCCCCTCTATacacttcagtttcctcaaacaTATAATGCGGGCAACAACCTACCTCAGGGTTGTTCTGAAGACAAAGTTTGAGGAACTCGGAACTGTGCCTGGTGCACATtggatgcttaataaatgtggCCATTATTACCTTCTCTCTGAGAAAGTCTGGCTAATAAAGCATGTTGCCTTTCGAGATAGTTTTTTTCTACCATGACTTTAAAGACTGTCTTGGAACTCATAGGCAAAAATTCTGATATTTGTGCTCCTTGAATAAGCTCCTGGTTGCCATGGTGCTTCATTGATGATAAGCACACATGCAAGTGTTGTCTAGAGTATGCAGGATAAGGcaaaagatagttttttttttgtttggaatTTTATAGCATAAACATAGGTTAAAACTTCTTCCAACCATGTCACCTTTTGACCTTGCGAGTCCATGATCTCTACTTTTCTAGAATGAAATCTCTTTCAGTGTTGACCACATTCCAGCACCAGCAGGAAGCACAGGCGAGGGCACTATGAGTAGCATTAGAAGAGAATTCACactgtaaaaataatattcattccTCAGTGAGTGGAACCAACGGCTATaaccagaaaaccaaaaaaatgatGCATCCATTGGAGGCAAGGGAGTACATATCCTAGAATGACCCATCGACATTGCAGAGCAACTGTGTCAAAAATGCTTGGAGGAGAGATGAGGCTACCTTATCAGGACATATTACAGACCTATTATTAAGATATATTAAGCCCTATTACCAacctccttttttctctcttcctccctttgccAGATTTTGCTCCAAATTCTTAGTTATTACATTTCCTGTacagataaaaaaaatttaaagaactcACTTTTTGCTTGACAcctgctttctctctgtcttcctctctctctctctttattctgTCTAtgtctctgtatctctctctgtcttctatctctgtctctgtatctctctctctttctccttcttggtCTCTCTCTACTTTTGCATTCTGACATCCTTCACTCAACTCCACATATTAATATCCACACCCAAACTTAGGATATATCTCTCCCAAAGACAGTGAGGAACTTTATATAAGAACCAGTTTCTCTGAGGGAAgtagtttattttcctttgtacaTTTCTTCTAATTAAAAggataatatttataaaacactgGACACAGTGCCGATACATTGAAACAGCTTAATGCTTGGTGGCATTTATGACTATCATGTTATTCTTACTTTTTCTTACACTaggggaaaataaaatcttttttgcCTGTCCATTCAAGAAGAATCACGTTCATAAGTGCCCAGACACATCAATGTGATGATCTTCACCTGTCCATAGATAGAAAACACATTTCTAGGCACAGATAATAGGATAAAGTTCATCACAATGGCTCATAAACAAGAGATTGTGATCACTTGAGGCGAAGCAAAAAGGTATAAGAAACAATAGCTAGTATGTATCAAATAGATATTTTCACATACCTGAACCCTTACAACAGTCCTATGGAGACAGACATTATCTTCAGCTCTTCTATTATATTTTATCACCACCAAATTGGCACGCAGGAGCTTAGAAGACAGAATTTTCtgtgaaagtttttatttatggCATTCTTCAGCTTCTTGTTCCTTAAGCTGAAAATGATTGGGCTAAGGAAGGGGGTGAAGACAGTATAGGTGGTGGCCATAAAGGTGTCACTGTACATAGAATGGAGGCCCTTGGGCTTGAGGTAGATAAGGGAGGCAAAACTATAGTGCACGACCACCACAGTGAGGTGGGACACACATGTGGAGAAAGTCTTCTGCCGGCCCTCAGCAGAGGGAATCCTCAAGGTGGCAGCCATAATGAAGACATAGGAGAGGATGATGAGGAATAAACAGCCTATCAGGGCTGTGACACACACCAGCATCACACCCATGATGACAGATGATGTCTTGTTCCCACAGGCCAACTTCAAGAGGGAAATTACATGACAGACAAAATGATGGATCACGTTAGACCCACAGAAAGTGAGGTGAAAAACTATCATTGTCACCATCATCCCCATGACTGAGCCACCAGCCCAGGTCCAGGCCACAAGACGGGCACAGTCACGGGGGCTCATGAGCACATTGTAACGCAGTGGGTGGCAGATGGCCACGTAGCGATCATAGCCCATGGCCATGAGAAGGAAGGAGTGAGTGAAGCCAAACATGAAGGAGAAGAACATCTGACCGGCACAAGACACAAAGGTGATGGAACGATGGGTGGAGAGCAGATCAGCCAGCATGCGAGGGGTGATGGCGACAGTGAACAGACTCTCGGAGATGGAGAGGGCACACAAGAAGAGGCACATGGGTGTGTGGAGTCTGTGTTCAATCCAGATTGTGGCCATGATGAGAAGGTTGCCCAGCAACGTGAACAGGAACATCAGGAGGTACAGCAGGAACAAGACAGGCAGGAGCTGCTGGGGGAAGCCTGAGAAGCCAAAGAGGATACATTCAGACATGGTGCTGTAGTTCTGACCAGGCATGGATACTGCATCTGGTGAGattagaaacaaaattaaatgacAGTGGTTAAAACACAGACTCTAGCACAGACCAAATGGCAACTCAGCAGCTCTATGCTATTCAACAACTGGCAGAATTTTCTGggtctcactttcctcatctgtaaaatggagtaaaCAATAATAGTTCTTAACATTCAGCAATGTGACAAAGATCAGATGAGATCAATATATTAGATGATCATGTCAGATTTTGGCTACTAATTGGGTTTCTATTAACACCGACTGACATAAAGGAAAGGTTCAATACTTGGAGCCATTAGAGACAGGCATAGATGATCAGGGTCAGAGTCTCTTGATAGTGTGCCAGTTCtagaaaacatatattttgaTCTTGGggtttaaaagtttttttcctgAGAGTCTTTATCTTTTAGTTGCTTATTTAACTCAATTACCTTTATTTTAATACTGATTTATTGATACTCATTTATGCCATCCTATTTCAAATTGTATATTTGCCATtctaaaaaatctgaatagaaaatttgaaagaaaaggcTGGATACATACCTGTCAGACAAATATGCCCCAAATGAAAGCTGAGGTTGcaatcttaataataataaaaggcgGAATTTATGGAAACAATGATCACAATGTCTCTAATACCATATGCCACTCCAGGGAACCAGAGTTCCTTGAGACATGGCTGATCTGTGGTCTGGACACAGAAAAAAGCCTTAAACACCTTGTACCAGTGTGAAATGAAACTTCCACTAAGTAATGGGGTAATATTAAAAGCCTGGAGGTTCTAGATCGAAAAGATGCCCACTAGCCAAAAAGGATAATCATTGTACAGAAGATGGAGGAATAAGCTAAATTACACCatgaagaagctttcagaaaaattCAGAAGGATAATTCCACAGAACAATTGGTCTGGTCTCATTGATAAAGGCTCACTCAAAGGACAAGAGAAATTCGAGGACATAACCACTGAATGCAACATAGGAGACTAGTTGAATATTGATTTACATAACCAGCTGTAAGTATTTTTAAGGCAATAGAGAACATTTTGATTATAGTATGAATGAATGATTAGGTATGAGTAATATTAAGGCATTATTATTGATCTAATTAccaattattttagagacaggtctcactctgttccccagctTAGAGTaggatcatgactcactgcatcctggaactcctgggctcaagcaatcctctgcctcagcctcctaaataactgagactacaggtgtgtgccacgtCAACtgtctaattaaaaaatttttagagacagggcctcacatTGTTGCCCAaactagtttcgaactcctggcctcaagtgatcttcctatctcagcctcccaaagtgctgggattataggcatgagtcaccatgcccagctaattattttttttaagtgcaatCTGGTTACTTtgtctatggagaaaaatgtaTGGTTTCTTGATGCatgctaaaatttttaaattacacacaCTAAAGGACAGAGAATAATATTTATACCATTTAAAAGAACATTACAGCCACCAGCATAAATATAATAAGTCTACATTACTATGTATCCTGAAATATTAAGTAATAAATAATCAACACAACTTCAGTGAGATAGATATAAATAACTAAATCAATGACAGAGAGATAGATATTATAGTTAGAAATTTTAACAGAGTTCAGAAATggaatttattattaatttcgATGCAATTAATAATATTCAGATATTAGCTATCATATATATTAGACTCTTCACGaaacagatagtaaatattttttcaagcaCACAGGTACTTTGTAAAAATGGACATTTCATTAAGAtataaaaaattctttaattCTAAAGTATAAATGTTGTATAGATTATAAtgcattaacattaaaaattaatagagaAGAAATAGCTTTTCAAATCTCATATGTTTGGAAGCTAACTATATAATTGAATAATCTTTAAGTTCAAcagtaaattataaatttaagaaatttttagaaTTAAATGATAATTCAAATATTGAGTGTCAACATTTTAACCTAAAATAGTACTTTGATGGAAATATACAGCACTAAGTAGATTTATCAAGAAACTTCCTTaagaaaagttcatgcttaataAAACCAAAATCAAGCATTAGAAAACATTGAAAGGATAGAGAGAAACAAGGAGAAGGTGCCaataacaaaatccaaaattaaaaatggtaaatatggatatttttaaattaataaaagcctttaaaaaataataaatttgggtTGTAGATGAAATGACCGAacacttagaaaaatataaaattctaaaactggTTCAAGAAAAATGGGGGTCTGTATGCTCAAATAGGCTTTAAAGAAATCTAAATGGTAGCC is a genomic window containing:
- the LOC719279 gene encoding olfactory receptor 10H3-like, giving the protein MLKNSRVNAVSMPGQNYSTMSECILFGFSGFPQQLLPVLFLLYLLMFLFTLLGNLLIMATIWIEHRLHTPMCLFLCALSISESLFTVAITPRMLADLLSTHRSITFVSCAGQMFFSFMFGFTHSFLLMAMGYDRYVAICHPLRYNVLMSPRDCARLVAWTWAGGSVMGMMVTMIVFHLTFCGSNVIHHFVCHVISLLKLACGNKTSSVIMGVMLVCVTALIGCLFLIILSYVFIMAATLRIPSAEGRQKTFSTCVSHLTVVVVHYSFASLIYLKPKGLHSMYSDTFMATTYTVFTPFLSPIIFSLRNKKLKNAINKNFHRKFCLLSSCVPIWW